One part of the Phoenix dactylifera cultivar Barhee BC4 chromosome 4, palm_55x_up_171113_PBpolish2nd_filt_p, whole genome shotgun sequence genome encodes these proteins:
- the LOC103717205 gene encoding uncharacterized protein LOC103717205 — translation MAVALESFSIREYTAKMRSVDFGKCWPFDGDGDGKREGEMGRSLPPISFRKFRWWFDELEATRSAGEKPDGGAVRGLELERTGALPAEEGRQMRTPVKAKQRAPKKRSIVELFAVSPQIGAVEDEADGCDGVEGKRGAVEDEKREEEVGGEEIGREESLGGGDGGGGTDGRVSSPRKRKEKVKEIQKNKKMAKKSWIKYKSKKKKKLKVDICAAKKEKNFRTKTSYSGDISQLLQDSVCKKRLRKALRDSVDVRKKKPSTVKSLLKKQNCKLIRDSKLLFKKQEAGKVLPIHGILKNHTKSSSVKKSSLIGNTQGGNSFKPSCVSEKHVRFSGKDDILGHSKGFSPLELPQLQSLCKIFSDVLAASSARGELGKGDKLPPPTKGAQVVYDSENDAVASGAEETSGGGKAQLSDANSRAASHEFINPNNETCPDRERSSLGEVVDLNSAIQSSSNSNNIHSGSSGLSASHVYSGKQQVLNSYGKEGSNSDEGIHSDKRTKSNLPAPIESGISSSEIMSSLAMTRNLLSQPSTTCSVMSMETNERQPDLFLGPRIDVDRCVSEIQPMRFITPKNLRSSICTSFGLKGSGETRLVSDQMPICKDKCIDGDFIGLPLNSQGELIKLHSSGKFGLLDLFKHQNTVVGSCHSFPVSDLVESRRNMDHINMRGKFPAAPLYMKDQLRWYPERCSNPASIPVTSGLGIMQLHGFERMEVQNHLAMRDKDQHFHHGPNYMKVSCYGCREHSQQDHNLNNREKFQAEGNLNHGVQPAHQPTMRLMGKNVTVGKSSEDCRNFDDGKIWTDKEIISEHSPSVRLSDTSLPSRWLQQEWFKHPASEASRLFQPLESSSSIYRSPAVEPRFDHMHFDCQEQWISRNGLSSTMRNHGSRMNPCSHPPPQTMPNKIPNRAVNSVTDYVEVGHQIPFMATPQNISQHMLLMSTHCKHSQSFSFSTSSISHPAFLSQNCGNFVESSSVQSSLCQPEWLLNAEQHKNGNKSSFPFCSDPIGIHHPCTTSGSKLPLLPFMYPTSIISFPIYNTSSSHTCGSTPVVHSPFIPVYPASKTTFSGNARFRNKTKHRDRTKSKLTYLKSLDRANKSNKRPAAKDDGFMKPVKKPHLTIQDNSNVPPGPRREQLNVGSSDDAGTPEISALANKIIDVGLPVTSNGKNGLKIPSASSSLNPSSGTRSGPVKLSAGAKHILKPSQNMDEDNSRPIYSTIPFAVGTSCSTAPVSQKSATIYRF, via the exons ATGGCGGTGGCCTTGGAAAGCTTCTCGATTCG AGAGTACACGGCGAAGATGAGGAGCGTGGACTTCGGCAAATGCTGGCCGTTcgatggggatggggatgggaagagagagggagagatgggaaGGTCGCTGCCTCCGATCTCGTTCCGGAAGTTCCGATGGTGGTTCGACGAGCTCGAGGCGACGCGATCGGCCGGAGAGAAGCCCGACGGTGGCGCCGTCAGGGGCTTGGAGCTGGAGAGAACCGGGGCGCTGCCCGCGGAGGAGGGGAGGCAGATGAGGACGCCGGTGAAGGCGAAGCAAAGGGCGCCCAAGAAGAGGTCCATCGTGGAGCTGTTCGCCGTGTCGCCGCAGATCGGGGCCGTCGAAGACGAGGCGGACGGCTGTGATGGAGTGGAAGGAAAACGAGGCGCCGTCGAAGATGAAAAACGAGAAGAAGAAGTCGGAGGCGAAGAGATAGGAAGAGAAGAGAGTCTGGGAGGGGGAGATGGGGGCGGCGGTACGGACGGGAGGGTTTCTTCgccaaggaaaagaaaggagaaggtgaAGGAAATCCAGAAGAATAAGAAGATGGCTAAAAAATcatggataaaatataagagtaagaagaagaagaaattaaaaGTCGATATTTGTGCTGCAAAAAAG GAGAAAAATTTTAGGACCAAAACATCATATTCAGGTGATATTTCTCAGTTGCTTCAAGATTCAGTGTGTAAAAAGAGGCTCAGAAAGGCTCTGAGGGATTCTGTTGATGTCAGAAAGAAGAAACCCTCAACAGTGAAAAGTTTACTGAAGAAACAAAATTGCAAATTAATCCGAGATTCCAAGTTGCTTTTTAAAAAGCAGGAGGCAGGAAAGGTCTTGCCAATTCATGGCATCCTCAAGAATCATACAAAATCCTCTTCTGTTAAGAAGTCAAGTCTGATAGGCAATACACAAGGTGGAAATTCTTTTAAGCCTTCTTGTGTCTCAGAAAAGCACGTAAGGTTTTCTGGCAAGGATGACATACTTGGACACAGCAAGGGCTTTTCTCCTTTGGAGCTGCCTCAATTGCAAAGCCtttgtaaaatattttctgatgTCTTGGCTGCATCATCAGCTAGGGGTGAATTAGGCAAAGGTGATAAACTTCCACCTCCTACTAAGGGAGCTCAGGTGGTGTATGACAGTGAAAATGATGCTGTGGCTAGTGGTGCAGAGGAAACATCTGGGGGTGGAAAGGCACAGTTGAGTGATGCTAACAGTCGGGCTGCTTCCCATGAGTTCATTAATCCCAATAACGAGACCTGTCCTGATAGAGAGAGATCCTCTTTGGGCGAAGTTGTAGACTTGAATAGTGCTATACAGAGCTCCAGTAATTCAAATAACATACACTCTGGTAGCTCAGGTTTGTCAGCTAGTCACGTGTATTCAGGTAAACAACAAGTTCTGAATTCTTATGGTAAAGAAGGGTCAAATTCTGATGAAGGAATTCATTCAGATAAAAGAACAAAAAGTAATCTGCCTGCTCCCATTGAAAGTGGTATTTCAAGTTCTGAAATAATGAGTTCACTGGCCATGACCAGGAATCTACTTTCGCAGCCTTCGACAACCTGTTCAGTAATGAGTATGGAAACAAATGAGAGGCAACCAGATTTATTTCTAGGGCCCAGGATTGATGTTGATAGATGTGTTTCAGAAATTCAACCTATGCGCTTTATCACTCCTAAAAATTTGAGAAGTAGCATATGCACGTCATTTGGATTAAAGGGATCTGGGGAAACAAGACTAGTGTCAGATCAGATGCCCATCTGCAAGGATAAGTGTATTGATGGGGACTTTATCGGCTTGCCTCTTAATTCTCAAGGAGAACTCATCAAGTTGCATTCTAGTGGTAAGTTTGGTCTTCTTGATTTGTTTAAGCATCAAAACACGGTAGTGGGTTCTTGCCATAGCTTCCCAGTTTCTGATCTTGTTGAGTCGAGGAGAAACATGGATCATATAAATATGAGAGGAAAGTTTCCTGCTGCACCATTGTACATGAAAGATCAGTTGAGATGGTACCCAGAACGGTGCAGCAACCCTGCTAGTATTCCTGTAACTTCTGGGCTAGGTATTATGCAGTTGCATGGTTTTGAAAGGATGGAAGTTCAAAACCATTTAGCAATGAGGGACAAAGACCAACATTTCCATCATGGACCAAATTACATGAAAGTTTCTTGTTATGGATGCAGGGAACATAGTCAACAAGATCATAATTTGAACAACAGGGAGAAGTTTCAAGCAGAGGGAAACTTGAACCACGGGGTTCAGCCTGCTCACCAACCAACAATGCGCTTGATGGGTAAAAATGTTACCGTCGGTAAAAGTAGCGAAGACTGCAGAAATTTTGATGATGGAAAGATTTGGACTGACAAGGAAATAATTAGTGAACACAGCCCCTCTGTAAGACTGTCTGATACATCCCTTCCAAGCCGATGGCTTCAACAGGAGTGGTTCAAACATCCAGCATCTGAGGCATCAAGACTTTTTCAACCATTAGAATCTTCATCAAGCATTTATCGCAGTCCAGCAGTTGAGCCAAGATTTGATCATATGCATTTTGATTGTCAAGAACAGTGGATATCAAGAAATGGCCTTTCGTCCACCATGAGAAACCATGGTTCCAGGATGAATCCTTGTAGCCATCCACCTCCTCAAACAATGCCGAATAAGATTCCTAACCGTGCAGTAAATTCTGTAACTGATTATGTTGAAGTGGGGCATCAAATACCATTTATGGCAACTCCTCAAAATATTAGTCAGCATATGCTGCTAATGTCTACACATTGCAAGCATAGCCAGAGCTTTTCCTTTAGTACATCGTCAATTTCCCACCCTGCATTTTTAAGTCAGAATTGTGGGAATTTTGTTGAATCATCATCAGTTCAATCTTCACTTTGCCAACCAGAGTGGCTGCTAAATGCAGAACAGCATAAGAACGGCAACAAATCCTCTTTTCCCTTTTGTTCTGATCCTATTGGTATTCATCACCCCTGCACAACATCAGGAAGTAAGCTCCCTCTGCTTCCTTTTATGTATCCCACATCAATTATATCTTTTCCTATTTATAATACCAGTTCTTCGCACACCTGTGGCTCTACTCCTGTAGTTCATTCTCCATTTATCCCAGTCTATCCTGCAAGCAAAACCACTTTTTCAGGCAATGCCCGCTTTAGAAACAAGACTAAGCACAGGGATAGAACAAAATCCAAGCTTACGTATCTCAAAAGTCTGGATCGGGCAAACAAAAGTAACAAAAGGCCTGCAGCTAAAGATGATGGATTCATGAAACCAGTGAAGAAGCCTCATTTAACAATACAAGACAACTCTAATGTTCCACCAGGCCCAAGGAGAGAACAGTTGAATGTTGGTTCATCAGATGATGCAGGAACACCAGAAATATCAGCTTTGGCTAATAAAATTATTGATGTTGGTCTTCCAGTAACAAGCAATGGAAAAAATGGGTTAAAAATTCCTTCTGCATCTAGTTCTTTAAACCCTTCCAGTGGGACAAGATCAGGACCTGTCAAACTGAGTGCAGGAGCAAAGCATATTCTAAAGCCCAGTCAAAATATGGATGAGGATAATTCTAGACCAATTTATTCAACCATCCCTTTTGCAGTTGGGACTAGTTGTAGTACAGCTCCAGTTTCTCAGAAATCAGCAACAATTTACAGGTTCTAG
- the LOC103717204 gene encoding integrin-linked protein kinase 1-like: MESKSAGRFTLGKLSSLAPEREGEPQAGRPEDCDRLDVSEEIESDIRLMYLANEGDVAGIRELLASGVDVNYRDIDRRTALHVAACQGLPDVVQLLITNGAEVDAEDQWGSTPLADAIHYKNHEVIKLLEKHGARLRIAPMHVKNSREVPEYEIDPRELDFTNSVWITKGTFCIATWRGIQVAVKRLGEDVITDEDKVRAFRDELALLQQIRHPNVVQFLGAVTQSSPMMIVTEYLPKGDLRDFLKQKRALKPALAVRFALDIARGMNYLHEHKPDAIIHRDLEPSNILRDDSGCLKVADFDVSKLIKVAKTVREDRPLTCQDTACRYMAPEIFRNEEYDMKVDVFSFSLILQEMIEGCPPFSHRQENEVPKAYASKERPPCRAPLKLYAHGLKELIEQSWSENPVDRPTFREIIDRLSIIQNQITHKKHWKVRLLKCFQHLEMFKKDHSDPSSRSSRSSRSSDFF, encoded by the exons ATGGAGTCCAAGTCCGCGGGGCGCTTCACCTTGGGAAAGCTGTCCTCCCTAGCGCCGGAGCGCGAGGGGGAGCCGCAGGCCGGCCGGCCGGAGGACTGTGACAGGCTGGATGTATCGGAGGAGATCGAATCGGACATTCGCCTCATGTACCTCGCCAACGAGGGCGACGTGGCGGGAATCCGGGAGCTTCTGGCGTCTGGGGTCGACGTGAACTATAGGGATATCGATAGGCGGACGGCGCTCCACGTCGCTGCGTGCCAGGGTCTCCCCGATGTTGTTCAATTGCTGATCACGAACGGCGCTGAGGTGGACGCGGAAGATCAGTGGGGAAGTACG CCACTTGCAGATGCAATACACTACAAAAATCATGAAGTGATCAAGCTATTGGAGAAGCATGGTGCTAGGCTTCGG ATTGCTCCAATGCATGTTAAGAATTCCCGTGAAGTTCCAGAATATGAGATAGACCCCAGGGAACTTGATTTCACAAACAGTGTCTGGATAACTAAG GGAACATTTTGTATAGCAACATGGCGTGGAATTCAAGTCGCAGTTAAAAGGCTTGGTGAAGATGTAATTACTGATGAAGATAAAGT AAGGGCATTTAGAGATGAGCTTGCATTGCTTCAGCAAATACGGCATCCAAATGTAGTCCAGTTTCTGGGCGCTGTCACTCAGAGCAGTCCAATGATGATAGTCACAGAATATTTGCCCAAG GGTGATCTTCGTGACTTTTTGAAACAAAAGAGAGCTTTAAAGCCAGCACTGGCAGTTCGATTTGCACTTGATATTGCAAG aggAATGAATTACCTGCACGAGCATAAACCAGATGCCATTATTCATCGTGATCTTGAGCCTTC AAATATCTTGCGGGATGATTCTGGGTGTTTAAAAGTAGCGGATTTTGATGTCAGCAAGTTGATAAAGGTGGCGAAGACTGTTAGAGAGGATAGACCATTGACATGTCAAGACACTGCTT GCAGGTATATGGCTCCGGAGATCTTTCGGAATGAAGAATATGATATGAAAGTGGATgtcttttcattttctttgattCTACAAGAG ATGATTGAAGGGTGCCCTCCTTTTTCACATAGACAAGAAAATGAAGTTCCAAAAGCATATGCCTCTAAAGAAAGGCCACCTTGTAGAGCTCCACTGAAATTATATGCGCATGGACTAAAAGA GTTAATTGAGCAATCTTGGAGTGAGAACCCTGTTGACAGACCCACATTCAGAGAGATAATTGATCGGTTAAGCATTATTCAGAACCAAATCACTCATAAGAAGCATTGGAAG GTGAGACTCTTGAAATGTTTCCAGCACCTAGAGATGTTTAAAAAAGACCATTCTGACCCAAGCAGCCGTTCCTCTCGCTCATCTCGTTCTTCTGATTTCTTCTAG